Below is a window of Candidatus Equadaptatus faecalis DNA.
AGCCCAAAACTGCCTTGCTCATTGCTATTCCTCCCTGTTTTCAGTTTCTGTGTACACGTACCTTATTTCTCCGAAGCTTATATGAAAAACCGCGTCAAGCAGTTTGTTCATCTGGCGTCTGTCCTCTATGCACAGCTGTTTTGTTATTATGCCCTTCCTTTTGTATTTCAGCGTGTCACCGTAAATAAAGGCAAAACTGTTGTGAGTGTGTATAGATATCTTGTTTCCCTTGTTGTAAGGTGATGCATCCGCCTCAACGCAGAATTTCAAAGCCTCTTCAAACAGATCTTCCGCGGCAGGCTCCGGCTTAAAAACGTACAGAGGAGACCGGAAAAAGTTTTCTTTTTTTTCAAGCAGTACGCTTCCGTCATCGTTTTTTGCAAAGCGGTAGAAATTTTCTCCGTCGCTCTGTTCAGTATCACATTCAAGCAGCAGGGGAATACGCGCCGTCTCGGCGAAAAGTCCTGTGTCGCAGACGTACCGCCTGCCCTCAAGTTCGACACAGTTTATCCTGTGCAGTTCCGGCTTCAAACTTCCGTCAAGTTCAAAAAGCCTTGCGCCGAAGCTTTCAGTTTTGAAACCGAGAGCCGTAAGCAGCATATAAAACGCGCTGTTCAGTTCCAGTCCCAATCCCCCGCGGCTGCCTGCAACAATTTTATTGTAAAGCGCGTCAGAGGTCAACGAAAGCGTCTTCTGCGCCATACAGTCAAGATTTTCAAACGGAAGAAGCTGCTGGTGCCGGCTTAAAAGCAAAGAGAGACTGTCAAAAGAAACTTCCGGCCTTTCTTCAAAGCCGAGTTTCTTCAGATACTGCATCGTCTGCGCTTCCGTAAAGCCGCTGTACTGCATAAAATCCCTCCGCGTAAATTATACAGCAAAATCGTCCATAAAACACAAAAAAAGGAACTCCCGAAGGAGTTCCTTTACAGACGTTAAATTCTATTAACGTGCTTTGTAACCTGCAAATGCCGGTTTGCCGTCGTAGAATTTTTTGCCTTTGAGTTTCGTTTCGCTGTTGATGAGGTCTTTCGGGCTCATGCCGCCTTCGAGCATTTCAAGCCATTTTTCGCCTTTCGCTGAAAGAAGGACAGGTTTGTCTTCTTTCTTGAGAAGGAGTGAGTATGATGTCGGCATGCAGACTGCGCCGGCTTCTCTGCGGCCCTGGAGGCAGTAACGCGTGTCGCCCATTGACCATGCTTTTTTGGCGTCGATTCCGTTTTTGTTCTGCCAGACAGCGATTGCTGAAAGGATACCTGCGTCGTCTTTACGTCCACGGTTCATAATAAGGACAACTTTGGTGTCTTTGTATTCCGTGCAGAAGTTGAAGTCGCCCTGTGAGTCCATGCAGCCGAAGATAGGTCCGCGGCCTTTGTATTTCGGGCGGATGCATTTGTCGATCGTGAGTGATTTGCCAAGACCCTGCGTCTGTGCATGGAGGTCATAGTCATATTCCCACGTAAGTTTGCCGTTTTTGATTTTGTTGGTCATAGCGACGATGCCGTCTACGCCTTTAAGACCAAATACGACAGGAACTGCTTTGATAGGATCAAGGTGTGATGCTGAGTTGATCCACATATCGATTCCGTTTGCATCAAGGGCTGCGATGAGTTCTTTGAGTTCAGCCGTTACGCCGACGCCTTTGTTGAATTTGATTTTGAGCGGTCCGCATTCTGACGGATAGCCTGCCGGTGACGTCCAGGTGATTTTGTCCCAGAATTCTGC
It encodes the following:
- a CDS encoding arylamine N-acetyltransferase, which codes for MQYSGFTEAQTMQYLKKLGFEERPEVSFDSLSLLLSRHQQLLPFENLDCMAQKTLSLTSDALYNKIVAGSRGGLGLELNSAFYMLLTALGFKTESFGARLFELDGSLKPELHRINCVELEGRRYVCDTGLFAETARIPLLLECDTEQSDGENFYRFAKNDDGSVLLEKKENFFRSPLYVFKPEPAAEDLFEEALKFCVEADASPYNKGNKISIHTHNSFAFIYGDTLKYKRKGIITKQLCIEDRRQMNKLLDAVFHISFGEIRYVYTETENREE